A stretch of DNA from Pangasianodon hypophthalmus isolate fPanHyp1 chromosome 2, fPanHyp1.pri, whole genome shotgun sequence:
CGTCTGGGAGAAGGACTACAGGAGAAAGTAAACCTGTCAACATGCTCAACTCTCACTCTTGGTTCAGTGGATATTCTCGCCTGAATACTGTAGAATTGTGCCTAATCATAAAGATTCACTTATTCACAATATCCACATGCTGAACATCCTTtaaacacacttagtactgttgaTCATTACTCTGTCTCTACTCTCTACACCTGTAGACCATATATTACCCATTAATGTCACATTTTACCAGTTTCCTGCACTCTGAAATGCATCAcattatgaaagaaaaatgtattatgaTTTCTGTTTTGCACAAATCAAATATTCTTAGTCTTAAAAAAGTCTTGGTACCTTAAATGACAGCTGCATGCACTCTTAGCATACTGTGAAACAGCTTTCAAACAGCTTTTCCTAAGctccaaatcaacaaaaccTCTCTATAAAAAGTGTTAAGTTCATATAAAAATCATAGTCAATCAGGAGTGttcaaacttttgactggtactcCATGACTCGCTCACATCCTCACATGTGTTTAtgaagaatggggaaaagttgTATAAAAACAGAGACTGACAATGTTTCTGCAGATGCTTACCTTCGTCTCTTCGGTGATCTGCTTcgtctgtaaatgtaaaaagaaaaggatAATTAGAAATCAGTCAGGCTGTTTAGAAACGTGATACACTCCATCAATACATATGTTAAGGTTCATCTCATTACGCTCAACTAGTCTAGTTGCGCAGAATGGAAATATTTAGCAGTACTTATAGAACATGCACACGCAGTTCTCACTGTGAAGAACACACATTTATCCAAGAACACTCATAAAACTTTAGCTTATCTTCCTGAattttattcactatatagttGATTTCATCTTATATGTCAATTACTGACCTTCTAGGCGAGCGGCTTCGTCTGTAGCGAGGAGATGGAGATCTGCGTGGTCTATCTAAATCTCTGTAACTCCGTCTGTGTGGCTCTGGCGCCTGCACTCGCTCCGGCTAAACACaatcaaaagagagaaagaagttACTTAAATATTTGGAAGCTATTTATACACCTTGTATTCACCAAAAGTctctttaattttcattttagagTTTTAACACAGATCACTGTTAATGAATGAAGCATTCAATCAGACACGCGCAATTTTCAAgtcagtgcatttttttaatgtatgcactgcaatttgctttaaaacgttcctttgtaatgaaaactaaatatttgaaaaaaatatttgcagaaaaaaagaacgTTATTTTTACGTCACCAATTTCCAATAAATTTgtgcactcttttttttaaatatattcactgcatttttttaaacactaaaacaaaaaaaaaaaactaaattaaaaaaacaaataatctttttttttttttaaattaaaaaaaaagaaactattgttacacatttaaaaaatccaagtaatttgttcattttttttacatggatGAATATTTCTGATCCttcattttcaaacacaaaatCTTTCACCATTTTTTAATGTGTCTGTAGCTATCAGTTTTTAGGCACTGTGACATCAATGGCTGTGCTTTAATTTTTATGGAACATCCAATTATCTGTGTTGTAAAACTACTGAACAAAAACCAGGCCTTCTTTAAGAAAAATCCATCATGAATTTATTAGCCATCAGATCACtaccttctcctcctcctcctcttcttcttcttcactggaCTCCACCTCATCCAGGTCTTCTTCCAGGGCACTGATACGTGGATCGAGCAGCTCAGCCTCCTCTAGAACCTGCCTCTTCTACAAACACCACATCCATTAGCACAGACTCATGCTAGAGCACACATGCTTACCTTAATATGTAATTTTGTATTTCGATAAAAATTTAGACAACAAACCTGAAGCCTTGGGAGGATGATGTCACACACGCGCTCGGCATGAAGCAGCTCATCAATGAACTCGTCCACGTGCATCAGTTCAAACTCTGAGGAAACACAGGGTCAGAGACTCCTCCTCTATGTttatatagcaaaaaaaaaaaaaaacctgttttttttttttactacaggggtggacaaatcacagGCCCAGGTGCTAAGGACAATCGGATTATGTGTCTGTACAATtaggtttttttattcatagttgcccaGTGTATAAGTAGGCTCAGTAGACTTGCAgtcctagttttttttttccctccacccCAGTAGGTACAGATAAACGTTATACGCTTCAGGCTGATGTGACACACCTTAATGCTGTAATCTCAGAGAATGTTACTTGCTCTGAATCCCAccagcactacacacatcacccaaggatctgtttttttttcctagtcacATTAATTAGCATACAcagatcagaatcagaaacataAGTATGTGGAAACGCTGACAAAACCATAAGTCTAAAGCTGCTACATAACTCTCTTACTAGCTTAACACAGCCACCTCACAGTTTAACACACCGAGTGACACCACAGCTCTTAGAGGAGATGCTGGTTGATGGagcaaacacaatgtgctagCTTCGAACCTTTTTAAAAAGCCCTATTCGGTTTAGGTTAGTTTATCATGGGGACATCTGCGTTACATCTGCGTTACAAGTCTACTCGGCGATAAAACTCTCGCATGCGGAAAGCAATACAATGACCACAGGAGGAGTGAGTTTCTAGCCAGTTGTATTTTCTTTGAACCCAGATGTTTTCGTTACGTGGTCATATGATCCCGTTTCATTCCAGTTTTTCATTCACAACATGGCATCCAAGCGTTCGAAGAGGCACTGGAGTAGAGATGAGATGCTGGAAACATACCTGAGACGCCTTTTCTAAAGcattctttattcatttcacGATTTGCCAAGTCTTTAATATCTGGGGGAGGGTCTCTGATATGCGTGCTATGAGAATAAATACAGCAAGTAGCAGCAGGCAAACATCTTTGTTTCAATACGAGGAgacatctgcatagaaaatcatTAACGTTTATCCGGATGAGACTAAAATTATCAGACGAGTGCTGAGGGTGGTTTGAACAGTAGGTGATTTGGCACATAACTTTCTCAGCGGAGACgggagaaaaacactgacatggccAATCTGGAAGGAAATAAAACCACAGAGGAGCACCTGTAAAACATGAAATTTACTCTAGGGCCCCAAGtagaagtggtagctcagtggttaagctgttggactcctgatcggaagattgagagttcaaatcccagcaccaccaggctgccactgtgggcccttgagcaaggcccttagccctcaactgctcagttgtataaatgagataattgtaagtcgctctggataatggcgtctgccaaatgccataaatgtaaatgtaaatgtaagtacaTTTAATCCAGTCTGTACAGAGCTAAAGACTATGGCAAACTCGTATGCTATGGTCTGTATAGTCGTCTGTGTCTGCACTGATGCATGTAAGACACTAACTAGCGCTCCATTCTTTATTACATTCCATTAGTTACCACAAATTCAACCTAGTCACAtgggtttccaggcaaccaaaacatggagCTTACACTTACCTGGTGGACTAGCTAATGGATTAGTGATTTGTGATTCGTCCACCCCTGGACTACGGTGTTGCTTACCTCCATTTCTGTTCTGGCTTTTAATCTTTCTGTAGTCATTGTACAACGGTTCCAGATACTTATAGCAGTCCACCGAGGTGCCCGTCAGGCGCATATACATGGCTCCAAGCAGGCGGACATATCTGGACAGAAAGCATGACAGTGTCCAAAACACTTAATGACAtaatttctacaaaaaaaactgacagtAACCTTGTTTCTGTGTGATCGATTTCAGCTCTTGCATTCGGCTTCACAATACATCAGGGTTCCCAAATGTGGAGTCGCCTGATTCACTAATGGGGCGGAGAGAGAAACTCACAAcctcctcttttctttcattcattaattttacaaattcaTGTTACAAAGATGGATTGTGTGTGctatatatattaaaacattcagACGAACcacttttaaatacatattttagtaaatattttagtcttttcactatcctgacacactatacttaaaataaataaataaataaataaatttcccaGTCTATCTACCGCCACTGAATCAACTAGCGTTGTGTCTGAAATCGCATAGTTATCTAATACTCTGGACTGTTACTGAATACTAATACACAcctgttttaaattaaagtgtttaaattaaaaacaaacaaacaacaacaaaaaaacctctCCTGTAGCCCTCAGACCCACCAAAACTATGTTTTGTGTACCAGCtttctggattttctaaatTTGTAAATACGTGTGAGTGAAAGGTCAGAGTTctcgatttgagacacagcccagGAAATATTCATGATGCAGCACTAAGagttttaagagagacagagctcatcagtgtgtttaacgtcactgtgcataaaatcaacaaacattttacagtttgacttggaaatGTGACGGACTGGGATGTTTTAGCTCTGATATGCCGTCTAGTAAATGCTGCTTTTAAATCTTACAGATGTGCATAAGCGTGATCAAGGCTTGGTGTTACAGAAAATTCAGATAAAATGTCCAATGTTTTGATTTATCTGCTCAGATGACAAGTCTACCACTGCTGTGGTGAATCAGTGGAACAGACATGTGCTTTAAATACAGTCATATCATATACATAACAGAAGATTAAAAGTTTACACCGTTTTGGATTTCTGTTAGAATATATGCGAGTTTgtaattagtatttttttttttaaggtttgcTTGTCAACACGTCAATCATAATCCAGTAGGAATTAACACACAGTAATTCGGGATTATGTTCAGGTATCATGAAGCCCAATGCCAAAGCAAATCTCTACACAGAACCCAAACAGCAACGTCAGATCAACAGCACTAAATAAAACTGCTCTCCATACTTGAAATCTTCGTTCTTGATGAATTCTACAATGATGTCTTTTTCCGGCTGAATCTGGAGCATCTTCAGAGTGAGACATAAGAACGGCGTGGGTTTGATGTTGCCTCCGTACACACCGCCGATGTATTTCAGCTCCATCGCCTTGTCCACAACCAGCTCGGCTTTAGGCAGCGAAAGCGGTGACCATTTGGGAgaagaataaaaagagaaaaacacacagaaaattaAGTATTCACATAACTGTAGAggtgagtgcaaaagtttgcacacccccgCATAAGCCATTTAATGCAAGTTTTGTAGATGTTTTATAAAAAAGTAACACAAGTGGTTGAAACGTGTACACTAAGATATCATTAGTCTTACGTCCCTGGATGTATTTTGGAAGATGACTGATGATTTTTTACTTAACAAATGGGCTTGTAACAATAATGAGACAAATGATTATTGAATGTGACATAAATACAGacatttattccattttttggTCATGCCCTTGCATCTATATTTCTTTCACATCTAACTGAAGGTTTTCACTATATTCTTTTCACCCTTTTTATCATTTAGTTCAactcagaaacaaaaacaaaaaaacaatcattattTTCTGCTTGCTGTCTACAGAAATGTGATGCTATTCCTCCAGCAGCAAGCGTCTTTTTgacattataaaaatacatttgaatcAAAACAGATAATCTGATGTCTGCTCTCTCTGACTTCTGTTACGACCCTCAATTCCCAATGCCACaaaaaaactaatattttaacagatttttttttccaatgattgaaaaaaaaataaataaatctatcaaATCATGAATGAGAATGATATTTCTTAATGTGGTGCAGACGTggactttttttaatccacttcCCTCTAAGGATTTTTTCAAGTCTCCGatcatttgttttgaatttctGTAAATCTCGGTCAGTTATTTTTCTTCGGTTGTCTTTGTGTCTAAATGAAGATAGCACTTGATAAGCtgatcttattttatatttatttgcttaGTTGACTGCAGTACAGATACTGTAATCTGTCTTCTCTGTGCATTGTCTGTGACcatgcaatttatttttattgtcctTCTGCAACTCTATCTATCAATCACGATGTATATGTATTAAAATGATGAGAGAGTCTTGAGAATCTGATCACTAAACA
This window harbors:
- the prpf38a gene encoding pre-mRNA-splicing factor 38A; this translates as MANRTVKDANSIHGTNPQYLVEKIIRTRIYESKYWKEECFGLTAELVVDKAMELKYIGGVYGGNIKPTPFLCLTLKMLQIQPEKDIIVEFIKNEDFKYVRLLGAMYMRLTGTSVDCYKYLEPLYNDYRKIKSQNRNGEFELMHVDEFIDELLHAERVCDIILPRLQKRQVLEEAELLDPRISALEEDLDEVESSEEEEEEEEEKPERVQAPEPHRRSYRDLDRPRRSPSPRYRRSRSPRRRSRSPKRRSPSPRRERERDRHRSKSPRRHRSRSRDRRHRSRSPGHHRSHRHRSHSKSPESRSKKSHKSKRK